Proteins found in one Rhodobacteraceae bacterium D3-12 genomic segment:
- a CDS encoding SLC13 family permease, whose protein sequence is MEPITLSLEMVVVLAVLALTVVLFVTEFFRIDFTAILMMVLLGVLSQLPGMGELADPAHLFDGFASNAVISIIAVMIIGAGLDRTGLMSKLAAVILRHGGRTEAKIIPIISGTVGVISSFMQNVGAAALFLPVVSRISVRTGLPLSRLLMPMGFCAILGGTMTMVGSSPLILLNDLIIASNHSLPEGQKMETFGLFAVTPVGVALVLSGIIYFVLLGRWVLPVRDSSSGRTSGQGVGAYLQQTYGLKSDIVEVIFPAGNLLEGQEFRDIMVAHNLYIIGSYHGGKRYMTPPVATKIQTPCRLAILGRRKTIEEVASWYGLEVLQELDIFAEDFAPTVAGVGEVVVRPSSPVIGKTPLELAMRRTYGMSLLAVHRTGQTFSLVETQEEAADDILNIPLQEGDTLAAFMTWDALAKMGQNRDFVVVTTDFPREEMRPKKVGWAVLFFAIALGLILFTDMRLSLALLVGAAGMIGAQVLRIDEAYDAVSWQTVFLLASLIPLGQAVQETGTAAWIAQQILLLLEGWPIWALQVGVAVLATVFTLVMSNVGATVLLVPLAVSIALEAGGDPAIFALTVAISTSNSFLIPTHQVNALIMGPAGYKVADFVRSGSVMTVIFLIVSMVMMQLVY, encoded by the coding sequence ATGGAGCCGATCACGCTAAGCTTGGAAATGGTCGTTGTGCTGGCGGTTCTGGCGCTGACGGTGGTTTTGTTCGTGACCGAGTTCTTTCGCATTGATTTCACCGCGATCCTGATGATGGTCTTGCTTGGCGTGTTGAGCCAGCTTCCGGGGATGGGGGAACTTGCTGATCCGGCGCATTTGTTTGACGGTTTTGCCTCAAATGCGGTGATTTCGATCATTGCGGTGATGATTATCGGTGCCGGGTTGGACCGGACCGGGTTGATGAGCAAACTGGCGGCGGTGATCCTGCGACATGGCGGGCGCACCGAGGCCAAGATCATTCCGATCATATCGGGCACGGTCGGGGTGATTTCGTCGTTTATGCAGAATGTCGGGGCGGCGGCGTTGTTTTTGCCTGTGGTGAGCCGGATTTCCGTGCGCACGGGGCTGCCGCTGAGCCGGTTGCTGATGCCGATGGGGTTTTGCGCGATCCTTGGCGGGACGATGACGATGGTGGGCTCGTCGCCGCTTATCCTTTTGAATGATTTGATTATTGCGTCAAACCACTCGCTTCCTGAGGGGCAGAAGATGGAGACCTTCGGGCTGTTTGCGGTGACGCCTGTCGGGGTGGCGCTCGTGCTGTCTGGGATCATCTATTTTGTGCTGTTGGGGCGTTGGGTTTTGCCGGTGCGCGACTCGTCCAGCGGGCGCACGTCGGGGCAGGGGGTTGGGGCCTATTTACAGCAAACCTATGGGTTGAAGTCGGACATCGTTGAGGTGATTTTCCCGGCAGGTAACCTGCTTGAGGGGCAAGAATTTCGCGACATTATGGTCGCGCATAACCTATATATTATAGGCTCTTACCATGGCGGTAAGCGGTATATGACGCCACCGGTCGCGACGAAAATTCAGACGCCCTGTCGGCTCGCCATATTGGGACGGCGCAAGACCATCGAAGAGGTTGCCAGCTGGTATGGGCTCGAGGTTTTGCAGGAGCTCGACATTTTTGCCGAAGATTTCGCCCCCACGGTCGCGGGGGTTGGCGAGGTGGTTGTGCGCCCGTCCAGTCCGGTGATCGGCAAGACGCCACTGGAGCTTGCCATGCGGCGGACCTATGGAATGAGCCTGTTGGCGGTGCATCGCACGGGGCAGACGTTCAGCCTTGTGGAAACACAAGAGGAAGCGGCCGACGATATTTTGAACATTCCACTGCAGGAGGGCGATACGCTGGCCGCGTTCATGACATGGGATGCGCTCGCCAAGATGGGGCAGAACCGCGATTTCGTGGTGGTGACGACGGATTTCCCCCGCGAGGAGATGCGACCCAAGAAAGTTGGCTGGGCGGTGCTGTTTTTTGCCATTGCTCTGGGGTTGATCCTGTTCACTGACATGCGCTTGTCGCTGGCGCTTCTTGTTGGGGCGGCGGGGATGATCGGGGCGCAGGTTCTGCGGATTGACGAGGCCTATGATGCCGTGAGTTGGCAGACCGTTTTCCTGCTCGCGAGCCTTATTCCATTGGGTCAGGCGGTGCAGGAGACTGGCACGGCGGCGTGGATTGCGCAGCAAATTCTGTTGCTTTTGGAGGGCTGGCCGATCTGGGCATTACAGGTGGGGGTGGCGGTTTTGGCCACGGTGTTCACGCTGGTTATGTCGAATGTGGGCGCGACTGTTTTGCTGGTGCCGCTGGCGGTGTCAATTGCGTTGGAAGCGGGGGGAGATCCGGCGATTTTTGCGCTGACTGTGGCGATATCGACGTCGAATTCATTCCTTATCCCGACGCATCAGGTGAACGCCCTGATCATGGGGCCGGCGGGGTATAAGGTGGCGGATTTTGTACGTTCCGGCAGCGTGATGACGGTGATCTTTTTAATCGTGTCGATGGTCATGATGCAACTGGTGTATTGA
- a CDS encoding iron-sulfur cluster assembly accessory protein, which yields MFGIPGKQAVTMTDKAAAQIAKLMAKDGHQGLRIGVKKGGCAGMEYTMDYVNEVDPHDEVVEQEGARVMIAPMAQMFLFGTEIDYQINLLEAGFVFNNPNVSEACGCGESIKFDENLTQGQN from the coding sequence ATGTTTGGCATTCCTGGGAAACAGGCCGTCACCATGACAGACAAAGCCGCCGCACAAATCGCGAAACTGATGGCCAAAGACGGCCACCAAGGGCTTCGCATTGGCGTCAAAAAAGGCGGCTGTGCTGGCATGGAATACACTATGGACTACGTGAATGAGGTCGACCCCCACGACGAAGTGGTCGAACAAGAAGGCGCGCGCGTCATGATCGCTCCGATGGCCCAGATGTTCCTGTTTGGCACGGAAATTGACTATCAAATCAACCTCTTAGAGGCCGGTTTTGTTTTCAACAACCCGAACGTATCCGAGGCCTGCGGCTGCGGTGAATCGATCAAATTCGACGAAAATCTGACCCAGGGTCAGAACTGA
- a CDS encoding SUF system Fe-S cluster assembly protein has product MTEHTEPLEGTPLIAPSTTSHPLYDSIVDACRTVYDPEIPVNIYDLGLIYTIEISDESDVSVIMSLTAPGCPVAGEMPGWVAEAIGPVPGVKSVDVDLTWEPQWGMDMMSDEARLELGFM; this is encoded by the coding sequence ATGACCGAACACACCGAGCCACTCGAAGGCACCCCGCTAATCGCGCCGTCAACCACATCGCACCCGCTCTACGATTCGATCGTGGATGCGTGCCGCACGGTTTATGACCCTGAAATTCCAGTGAATATTTACGATCTCGGGTTGATCTACACGATCGAGATTTCCGATGAATCCGATGTCAGTGTCATCATGAGCCTCACCGCTCCGGGCTGTCCCGTGGCCGGTGAAATGCCCGGCTGGGTCGCCGAAGCCATCGGCCCGGTTCCGGGCGTGAAATCGGTTGATGTCGATCTCACGTGGGAACCCCAATGGGGCATGGACATGATGAGCGACGAAGCCCGCCTAGAACTAGGCTTTATGTAA
- a CDS encoding enoyl-CoA hydratase-related protein — MNQMTTADLVHSETTDGMTTLTLLNGKAHPLSLAMITALHEAVTTASQDDATRVLILHGPGHIFCAGHDLKEISRHRDDDDSGEAFLTRLFEACAAMMQAITNCPKPTIARVEGIATAAGLQIVAACDLAFATDAATFCLPGVRNGGFCTTPAVTVSRAVGRKHLMELLLTGAPKDAAWALRAGLINEVKPASEIAAHVNDLAHAMTAYNLGPIAAGKACTNAHLDMDIASAYDSATEVMVSHFMDPDRIAHEARSRWKAN; from the coding sequence ATGAACCAGATGACCACCGCCGACCTCGTCCATAGCGAAACAACTGACGGCATGACGACCCTCACGCTGCTGAACGGCAAGGCGCATCCGCTCTCCCTCGCTATGATCACCGCCCTGCACGAGGCCGTCACCACCGCAAGCCAGGATGACGCCACGCGCGTGCTGATCCTGCATGGGCCGGGCCATATCTTCTGCGCCGGTCACGACCTCAAGGAAATTTCCCGCCACCGCGACGATGATGACTCGGGCGAAGCCTTCCTCACCCGCCTGTTCGAGGCCTGCGCCGCGATGATGCAGGCGATCACCAATTGCCCCAAACCCACCATCGCGCGCGTCGAAGGCATCGCAACCGCCGCGGGGCTGCAAATCGTCGCCGCCTGTGATCTGGCTTTCGCCACCGATGCGGCCACATTCTGCCTGCCCGGTGTGCGCAATGGCGGCTTTTGCACCACGCCTGCCGTGACCGTGTCACGCGCGGTGGGGCGCAAACACCTGATGGAGCTCTTGCTCACCGGCGCGCCCAAAGACGCCGCATGGGCCCTGCGCGCCGGCTTGATAAACGAGGTGAAGCCCGCCTCAGAAATTGCGGCGCATGTCAACGACCTCGCCCACGCGATGACCGCCTATAACCTCGGCCCGATCGCGGCGGGCAAAGCCTGCACCAATGCGCACCTCGATATGGACATCGCCTCGGCCTATGACTCCGCGACCGAGGTGATGGTCTCGCACTTCATGGACCCCGATCGCATCGCGCACGAAGCGCGCTCTCGCTGGAAAGCCAACTGA
- the tgt gene encoding tRNA guanosine(34) transglycosylase Tgt yields MSEKFSFKLKATDGAARTGVIETPRGEVRTPAFMPVGTAATVKAMLPESVRETGADILLGNTYHLMLRPGAERVARLGGLHKFMNWERPILTDSGGFQVMSLAGLRKLTEEGVTFKSHIDGSKHVLSPESSMEIQRLLGSDIVMCFDECPALPADRERIAESMRLSMRWAARSRDAFGDRPGHALFGIMQGGLESDLREESAEALKAIGFEGYAIGGLAVGEGQEAMFDCLDYAPGYLPEDRPRYLMGVGKPDDIVGAVKRGVDMMDCVLPSRSGRTGQVFTRRGVVNIKNARHADDPRPLDEACTCPACRSYSRAYLHHVFRAQEMISGMLLTWHNLHYFQEIMDGMRGTIAEGRFEAWEAAFHAGRAEGDIEPL; encoded by the coding sequence ATGTCGGAAAAATTCTCATTCAAGCTGAAGGCCACGGATGGCGCCGCGCGCACCGGGGTGATCGAAACGCCAAGGGGCGAGGTGCGCACGCCCGCGTTCATGCCCGTGGGCACCGCCGCCACGGTCAAGGCGATGCTGCCCGAAAGCGTGCGCGAAACCGGCGCCGATATCCTGCTTGGCAATACCTATCATTTGATGCTGCGTCCCGGTGCAGAGCGGGTGGCGCGTTTGGGCGGCTTGCACAAGTTCATGAATTGGGAGCGTCCGATCCTGACCGATAGTGGCGGGTTTCAGGTGATGAGCCTTGCCGGGTTGCGCAAGCTGACCGAAGAGGGTGTGACCTTCAAGAGCCATATTGACGGCTCGAAACATGTGCTGAGCCCCGAGAGCAGCATGGAGATCCAGCGCCTGTTGGGCAGCGATATCGTGATGTGTTTTGACGAATGTCCGGCCCTGCCTGCGGATCGCGAACGGATTGCCGAGAGCATGCGCCTGTCGATGCGGTGGGCGGCGCGGTCGCGCGACGCGTTTGGCGACCGGCCGGGTCATGCGTTGTTCGGGATTATGCAGGGCGGGCTGGAGTCTGATCTGCGCGAGGAAAGTGCCGAGGCGTTGAAGGCAATCGGGTTTGAGGGCTATGCGATTGGCGGGCTGGCCGTGGGCGAGGGGCAGGAGGCGATGTTTGATTGTCTCGACTATGCGCCGGGGTATTTGCCCGAAGATCGCCCGCGCTATTTGATGGGTGTGGGCAAGCCGGATGATATTGTCGGCGCGGTGAAACGCGGTGTGGACATGATGGATTGCGTGTTGCCGAGCCGTTCGGGACGGACGGGGCAGGTGTTTACGCGCCGTGGTGTGGTCAACATCAAGAATGCGCGTCATGCGGATGACCCGAGGCCGCTCGATGAGGCGTGCACATGTCCGGCGTGCCGGAGTTATTCGCGGGCCTATTTGCATCATGTGTTTCGCGCACAAGAGATGATTTCGGGGATGCTTTTGACCTGGCACAACCTGCATTATTTCCAAGAGATCATGGACGGCATGCGCGGCACGATTGCCGAGGGGCGGTTCGAGGCCTGGGAGGCGGCGTTTCATGCGGGCCGGGCCGAGGGCGATATAGAGCCGCTTTGA
- the lon gene encoding endopeptidase La: MQEPLNASYPVLPLRDIVVFPHMIVPLFVGREKSVRALEEVMADDKQILLSSQIDPAIDEPEASGIYKAGVLANVLQLLKLPDGTVKVLVEGVARVRITEYLENDNFFEARAEYLTEMPGDAATLEALQRTVTAEFERYAKVRKNIPEEALAAVAETDQSAKLADLVAGHLGIEVDQKQDLLETLSVSERLEKVYGLMQGEMSVLQVEKKIKTRVKSQMERTQREYYLNEQMKAIQKELGDGEEGGNEIAELEAKIAETKFSKEARDKAEAELKKLKNMSPMSAEATVVRNYLDWMLSIPWGVKSRVKKDLHKAQDILDQDHYGLEKVKERIVEYLAVQQRSKKLKGPIMCLVGPPGVGKTSLGKSVAKATGREFIRISLGGVRDESEIRGHRRTYIGSMPGKIIQALKKAKTTNPLILLDEIDKMGQDFRGDPASAMLEVLDPEQNSTFVDHYMEVEYDLSNVMFLTTSNSYNMPGPLLDRMEIIPLAGYTEDEKREIAKQHLLDKQVKNHGLKKGEFTVEDSALTAIIRHYTREAGVRNLEREIAKIARKAVTRIVKKEDEKIVVSDENIDDFLGVKKFRYGLAEEEDQVGVVTGLAYTSVGGELLNIEALRLPGKGRMKTTGKLGDVMKESIDAASSYVRSIAPQIGVKPPQFEKWDIHVHVPDGATPKDGPSAGLAMVTSIVSVLTGIPVRKDIAMTGEVSLRGNAMPIGGLKEKLLAALRGGIKTVLIPEENEKDLAEIPDNVKEGLNIIPVNHVSEVLEKALVSAPEAVEWDEAAEEAAAAAALAAKGEGSGATAH; the protein is encoded by the coding sequence ATGCAAGAGCCACTGAACGCTTCTTACCCGGTGCTGCCGCTGCGCGATATTGTGGTGTTCCCACATATGATTGTGCCGCTTTTCGTTGGCCGTGAAAAATCGGTGCGCGCGCTGGAAGAAGTGATGGCCGATGACAAGCAGATCCTGCTGTCGAGCCAGATCGACCCGGCCATTGATGAGCCGGAAGCAAGTGGGATTTACAAGGCCGGGGTTCTGGCCAATGTGCTGCAACTGTTGAAGCTGCCCGATGGCACCGTGAAGGTGTTGGTTGAGGGTGTGGCGCGGGTGCGGATTACCGAATACCTTGAAAATGATAACTTTTTCGAGGCGCGGGCCGAGTATTTGACCGAAATGCCGGGCGATGCGGCGACGCTTGAAGCCTTGCAGCGCACTGTGACGGCGGAGTTTGAACGCTATGCCAAAGTGCGCAAGAATATCCCGGAAGAGGCGCTTGCGGCTGTGGCGGAAACCGATCAGTCGGCCAAGCTGGCCGATCTTGTGGCCGGGCATCTGGGCATTGAAGTTGACCAGAAGCAGGACCTGCTTGAGACGTTGAGCGTGAGCGAGCGGCTGGAGAAGGTGTATGGCCTGATGCAGGGCGAGATGAGCGTTCTGCAGGTCGAGAAGAAGATCAAGACGCGCGTCAAGAGCCAGATGGAGCGCACTCAGCGGGAATATTACCTGAATGAGCAGATGAAGGCCATTCAGAAGGAGCTGGGTGACGGCGAAGAGGGCGGCAACGAGATTGCCGAGCTGGAAGCCAAAATCGCCGAGACCAAATTCTCGAAAGAGGCGCGGGACAAGGCGGAAGCCGAGCTTAAGAAGCTGAAGAATATGAGCCCGATGAGCGCCGAGGCGACCGTGGTGCGCAACTATCTCGACTGGATGCTGAGCATTCCGTGGGGGGTGAAGAGCCGCGTCAAGAAGGACCTGCACAAGGCGCAGGACATTCTGGATCAGGACCACTATGGCCTTGAAAAGGTTAAAGAACGGATCGTTGAGTATCTTGCGGTGCAGCAGCGCAGCAAGAAGCTTAAAGGGCCGATCATGTGTCTGGTTGGACCGCCGGGCGTGGGTAAAACCTCGCTTGGGAAATCGGTTGCCAAGGCGACGGGGCGCGAATTTATCCGCATCAGTCTTGGTGGGGTGCGCGATGAGAGCGAAATTCGCGGGCATCGGCGGACCTATATCGGCTCGATGCCGGGCAAGATCATTCAGGCGCTGAAAAAGGCCAAGACGACGAACCCGCTTATCCTGCTCGATGAGATCGACAAGATGGGGCAGGATTTCCGCGGTGATCCGGCGAGCGCCATGCTCGAAGTGCTTGATCCGGAGCAGAATTCCACTTTTGTCGACCACTATATGGAAGTGGAATACGACCTTTCCAACGTCATGTTCCTGACCACTTCGAACAGCTATAACATGCCGGGGCCTCTGCTGGACCGGATGGAGATTATTCCGCTGGCGGGGTATACCGAGGACGAAAAGCGCGAGATTGCCAAGCAGCATTTGCTCGACAAGCAGGTCAAGAACCACGGTCTCAAGAAAGGCGAGTTCACGGTTGAGGACAGCGCGTTGACCGCGATTATCCGCCATTACACCCGCGAGGCGGGGGTGCGGAACCTTGAGCGTGAGATCGCCAAGATTGCCCGTAAGGCGGTGACGCGGATCGTTAAGAAAGAGGATGAGAAGATCGTCGTAAGTGACGAGAATATCGACGATTTCCTTGGCGTGAAGAAGTTCCGTTATGGGCTTGCTGAAGAAGAGGATCAGGTCGGTGTTGTGACCGGTCTGGCCTATACTTCGGTCGGCGGTGAGTTGCTGAATATCGAGGCGCTGCGTCTGCCGGGTAAGGGGCGGATGAAGACCACCGGTAAGTTGGGCGACGTGATGAAAGAGAGCATTGATGCGGCGTCATCTTATGTACGCTCGATCGCGCCGCAAATCGGGGTGAAACCGCCGCAGTTCGAGAAGTGGGACATTCACGTTCACGTGCCGGACGGGGCGACGCCCAAGGACGGGCCGAGTGCCGGTCTTGCGATGGTGACGTCGATTGTTTCGGTTCTGACGGGCATTCCGGTGCGCAAGGATATTGCGATGACGGGTGAGGTGTCTCTGCGTGGCAATGCGATGCCGATTGGCGGCTTGAAAGAGAAGCTGTTGGCGGCGCTGCGTGGCGGGATCAAGACGGTTTTGATCCCCGAGGAGAACGAGAAGGATCTGGCGGAAATTCCGGACAATGTGAAAGAGGGATTGAACATCATCCCTGTGAATCACGTCTCGGAAGTGCTTGAAAAAGCGCTGGTTTCTGCGCCCGAAGCCGTTGAGTGGGACGAGGCGGCCGAAGAGGCGGCTGCGGCTGCTGCTCTGGCGGCGAAGGGAGAGGGTTCGGGCGCGACGGCGCATTAA
- a CDS encoding HU family DNA-binding protein encodes MAPRKTTGRKTATTTRAASKKTTASKAKSPATAASATRKTAAKKPATTARKSASKAPVAGGASVTPEVAVKDAVKTPVKASAKVPAAAPVEPVVVSEVTPVVTGATLRKKEFIELVTEKAGIKRRDAKAALEAALEVLGEAIADGQEINLPGFGKLKVTRSKTLSNGKVFTTRIRQPLVKPDEGGTDKAGSEAAGDKDPLAEAAE; translated from the coding sequence ATGGCACCCCGCAAGACCACCGGCCGTAAGACGGCCACCACGACGCGTGCAGCGTCGAAAAAGACCACAGCATCCAAGGCGAAGAGCCCGGCCACCGCGGCGAGTGCGACGCGCAAAACGGCGGCGAAAAAGCCCGCCACGACGGCGCGTAAGAGCGCGAGCAAGGCTCCGGTCGCTGGGGGAGCGAGCGTTACGCCGGAGGTTGCGGTCAAAGACGCGGTGAAAACACCGGTAAAGGCTTCGGCCAAGGTTCCGGCGGCAGCGCCTGTGGAGCCGGTTGTGGTGAGCGAAGTCACCCCCGTTGTGACCGGCGCGACCCTGCGCAAGAAAGAATTCATTGAACTGGTGACCGAAAAGGCCGGGATCAAGCGGCGCGACGCAAAGGCGGCCCTTGAGGCGGCGCTTGAGGTGTTGGGCGAGGCGATTGCCGACGGTCAGGAAATCAACCTTCCGGGTTTTGGCAAGCTCAAGGTCACACGCAGCAAGACGCTGTCGAACGGGAAGGTGTTTACCACGCGCATTCGCCAACCTCTGGTCAAGCCGGATGAGGGCGGAACGGACAAGGCCGGGTCAGAGGCTGCGGGCGATAAAGACCCACTTGCAGAGGCTGCCGAGTAA
- a CDS encoding histidine phosphatase family protein → MMTLPPLYFLRHGETDWNRDKRIQGQMESELNERGQGHALRQGEILSGLALPEETRAYCSPQKRTRQTAERALAPIGIEPVFDERLKEVHMGDWQGLYYPDVIASSPALGQMGIVELCLSSSGEGEDELWARAGAFLRSVQTPAIVISHGIMLSFLRAKARGLSVADMETMERKQGVVIELRDGVEVTHS, encoded by the coding sequence ATGATGACCTTGCCACCTTTATACTTTTTGCGTCACGGCGAGACAGATTGGAACCGCGACAAGCGTATTCAGGGGCAGATGGAAAGCGAGTTGAACGAGCGCGGGCAGGGGCATGCGCTGCGTCAGGGCGAGATCCTGAGCGGGTTGGCGCTGCCCGAAGAGACACGGGCCTATTGCAGTCCGCAAAAGCGCACCCGTCAGACGGCGGAGCGGGCGTTGGCGCCGATCGGGATCGAGCCGGTTTTTGATGAGCGGCTGAAGGAGGTCCATATGGGCGACTGGCAGGGGCTGTATTATCCGGATGTCATTGCCTCGTCACCGGCGCTTGGGCAGATGGGGATTGTCGAGCTGTGTCTGTCGAGCAGCGGCGAGGGGGAGGATGAGCTTTGGGCGCGGGCAGGGGCGTTTCTTCGGTCGGTGCAGACGCCGGCGATTGTGATCAGCCACGGCATTATGTTGAGTTTTCTGCGGGCCAAGGCGCGCGGGTTGAGTGTGGCGGATATGGAAACGATGGAGCGCAAGCAGGGCGTGGTTATTGAACTGCGCGACGGGGTGGAAGTGACGCACAGTTAG
- a CDS encoding MaoC family dehydratase: MTFDPTKHQTHPTRPFDDFELGEVFRAPSRTMTSALFAAFQTASGDNHPIHYDRAYLERLGHRDLMAHGYQTLIQAAIGAAPLAHQMGEALIGFLDQSSRFRAPVYLGDTLYPTFTITKLDKRDTTGTMTLAITIHNQSGTLVLDGHQTYLMRL, encoded by the coding sequence ATGACGTTCGATCCGACCAAACACCAAACCCACCCGACGCGCCCCTTCGATGATTTTGAACTTGGCGAAGTCTTTCGCGCCCCCTCGCGCACCATGACCTCCGCCCTCTTTGCCGCCTTTCAAACCGCCAGCGGCGACAATCACCCGATCCACTATGATCGCGCCTATCTCGAACGGCTCGGCCACCGTGACCTCATGGCGCATGGCTATCAAACGCTGATTCAGGCCGCCATCGGTGCCGCCCCGCTCGCCCACCAAATGGGCGAAGCCCTGATCGGCTTTCTTGATCAATCCTCACGTTTCCGCGCCCCGGTCTACCTCGGCGACACACTCTACCCGACGTTCACGATCACCAAACTGGACAAACGCGACACCACCGGCACGATGACCCTCGCCATCACCATCCACAACCAATCCGGCACGCTGGTGCTCGACGGTCATCAAACCTATCTGATGCGGCTCTGA
- a CDS encoding response regulator translates to MSGRADFWHIPRLVSQFPYARYNASACFWGEAMPEIVIADDDSGFLEVLSAFSERAGWSVKTCLNGGDILAAVSEGRSPVLVLIDINMPVMDGIAAIEEIILVKRPMRLRFMSGGADAPMLAAKMIAQARDLPVGNSIYKPVEREKYVAMLGEEAILLDAMSVTRNGWAEGGGDSGA, encoded by the coding sequence ATGAGTGGCCGCGCTGATTTTTGGCATATTCCTAGACTTGTTAGTCAGTTCCCCTATGCTCGTTACAATGCATCCGCGTGTTTCTGGGGAGAGGCGATGCCGGAAATTGTGATAGCCGACGACGACTCTGGATTTTTAGAAGTGCTCTCTGCATTTAGCGAGCGTGCCGGTTGGTCGGTGAAAACCTGTTTGAATGGCGGAGATATTCTGGCGGCGGTTTCAGAAGGGCGGTCACCGGTTTTGGTGTTGATTGACATCAATATGCCGGTGATGGACGGGATCGCGGCGATCGAAGAGATCATTTTGGTGAAGCGGCCTATGCGGCTGCGTTTTATGTCCGGGGGCGCGGATGCGCCGATGTTGGCGGCCAAAATGATTGCCCAGGCGCGTGACCTGCCAGTGGGTAACAGCATTTACAAACCGGTCGAGCGCGAAAAATACGTGGCCATGTTGGGCGAAGAGGCCATTTTGTTGGATGCGATGTCCGTAACGCGAAACGGCTGGGCAGAGGGCGGCGGAGATAGCGGCGCTTGA